The Plasmodium brasilianum strain Bolivian I chromosome 6, whole genome shotgun sequence genomic interval GTAAAGTAAAACCGAtagctaataaaaaaagggaagaacGAAATGAAGGAATGAAAGGTAGCAACCCTAGTAAAACGTCTTTACAGAATGAACCAGTTagtaaaaattcatattttgaagagaaaagccaaaaaaaaatggtgaaTGATGATAAAGGGGGAACAGAttttaatggaaaaaaagagatagaTAATAAATCAAATAAGAAAAGCGAAAATGAACCAAATTTTAAATCgtttgattattttttaaaattgagGGGGTATAATACGACAGATCTTCCTCTAAATCTAGCTTACAAGTcggtatatttaataaaagggcaatttaataaaattccATTAAGTATAACATTAAAACACCAGGAATATAGACATGTAGATCATTTAGAACTAATGAATGTAGaagagataaaaaattttgtcaACTATTGGTGTTTTACCAATAATATGTTTGAACAAAGAGCTGGATGGATGTATGGTTATTATAAAGAAGATACACACTACAATTTAGGAATAAGAGCAGTATGTGAGTGCATATATGAACCTCCacaaattaatgaaaataataaaataaaacttctCTCAGACGATTTTATCGATTCTGTTGATTTAATTGCGGAAAGATTAGGTTTAGAAAGAATTGGTTGGATCTTTACACATTTACcaagaaaagaatatttaacaTCAGATGAGGTAGTACATATAGCTAAATTACAGCTagctaatataaaaaaaaatatgcattataCAAATTATAGTGTATCAAACTTTATTACATGTACTATATCACCAGATCCAATGTTAAGTAATGAACCTGTAACTAATGCTTTTATGGTGTCGGATTTAGGAATGGCATTAATTAGAGACAATTTAATTGAAGAAAATCAAACAGACCCTTCACATGTACAGTTAAGAAAtccaaataaaaatgaattactACCACAAATTTTAGAAGGCGGAAAAGAAACCAATAAGTTTGATACTGACTGGTTTATTGTACGTGTTAATGAATCCGCACCCAAAAATATTCgatctatttttaaaaattttcatttcccTAGAGAAAATAGAGTTAATGCACAAACTGTTTTTGATGTCAAAGAGTATTTTGCAAGTACTAAACTGGAAAGAGGTACCAACGGAAATTTTAGATGTTCAGATTTtcatcttattttatttgtatctAAAGTTCTAGATATTGAAACAGCACTTGCTTTATGTGATGCTGCattaaacaaaaaggaaattgATCCAATAATGGAGGAGATTCTTACCTCCGTGAAAGTCTAACGCAAATGGGCACGAGCATGCGCatggacatatatatatatatatatatatttgtatatttatatatattcatatttgtatatttatatgtatagttatatgtatatttatatgtatatacaaattagTGCATGCGCACATGCGGCGTGTGGGAGACGGACTTCCGTACGTGTgtgtacataatttatttgatgtaaatttttattttaaaagttgCAAATTGTGTCAAAAAATAAGACTTACTACTTCGACACATTTCCCTGTTCCCTTTCTCCTTTTAACaggaattatttttaacaaataataaaaataaaaaaaaaaaaaatatatcaaaaaaaagtaaatatatctCTACTCAACTGGTCATCATGTTGTATTACTATCCTTCCAAAACAGAAGCGCGGTTATGCAAATTTGAGTTGCCGCagttgatatatataaaaagggaaaaaaaaaaaaatagaaaaaggaaaaaagaaaaaagaaaaaagaaaaaagaaaaaaaaggtagtTTATTCGCTACACCGTCATTTTACTTCTTATCGCCTGATCATGTCAGGTAattaaagaggaaaaaaaaaaaaaaaaaaaagtaaaaagatgAATATGTACTAATATGCATACACTTATAcgtgtgtacatataatatggccacttaaaattttcattgaGAAGCTTCTCATCCCCCCAGTtgaaaataagataaatgTTGTAGCTCCATTACGTGAATCAGTTAGTGTTAAGTTGCACATATAGACGATAATAGATTACAACGAACAACAGTAGATAACAACAGACAACAAAAGATAACAATAGATAACAATAGACAATGATGGACAACGATAGACCACGATATTCAACGATATTCAACGATAGACCACGATAGACCACGATAAACCACGATATACAACGATGGACAACGATATGCAACGGTTGACAATGATGGACAagacaattttttaaaatagaacGAATTTGACATGCgcgtttatttatatatatgtatatatatacatatacgggGGTGCTAAAGTTGAgcatttttacttaaaaaaaaaaaaaagataataaaattatacactgctgtgaaaaattaattacagaaaaataagaaaaaaaaaaaagaagcattcactcataaatgataattaaacaatatattttaaaataaatcattcaaatgataatttttgtCTTTTCTACATTTGGTAAATATGTCAAAGAGTGATGAAATGaaagagcaaaaaaaaatgaaaacgtaaaaaaatgaaaaaataaaactacatatataatataaacatgaAGTCACGTACGCATATAAGCACACAGATAagcacaaaaaaagaaaaaaaaaaaaaagttcatcAAAATTACATTCGATGGTTCTCTTTaaatattctaaaaaaattgcaaaaaaaaggGTAGCAAGGagtttgaaaaaaaggaagcgAAAAAACTCTAAACAAcaatattaaacaaaaaaattaaaaaaaaaaaaaaaaatacaaagatACAAagatacaaatatacaa includes:
- a CDS encoding nuclear protein localization protein 4, producing MSGIIVRLRCEIGLYRIEVDKNKKLIDLKKKIEELLNVPTEKQELFLLENPNEALSDDACTLSTYKIQNGSIVQLRSKVKPIANKKREERNEGMKGSNPSKTSLQNEPVSKNSYFEEKSQKKMVNDDKGGTDFNGKKEIDNKSNKKSENEPNFKSFDYFLKLRGYNTTDLPLNLAYKSVYLIKGQFNKIPLSITLKHQEYRHVDHLELMNVEEIKNFVNYWCFTNNMFEQRAGWMYGYYKEDTHYNLGIRAVCECIYEPPQINENNKIKLLSDDFIDSVDLIAERLGLERIGWIFTHLPRKEYLTSDEVVHIAKLQLANIKKNMHYTNYSVSNFITCTISPDPMLSNEPVTNAFMVSDLGMALIRDNLIEENQTDPSHVQLRNPNKNELLPQILEGGKETNKFDTDWFIVRVNESAPKNIRSIFKNFHFPRENRVNAQTVFDVKEYFASTKLERGTNGNFRCSDFHLILFVSKVLDIETALALCDAALNKKEIDPIMEEILTSVKV